From a region of the Candidatus Sulfotelmatobacter sp. genome:
- a CDS encoding redoxin family protein has product MPAAALVAAALALSGPQVGAPAPDFHLTALDGRALSLADFRGKTLVINVWATWCPPCREETPDVLAVAKRELARGGVAFLGVDTTETAPVVRAFVASKGVPYPQAIGDDGFVRAFDVHAYPTTFVVGPDGVLRARYVGNISQPALIGFVDDARAGRDGVLHSAAQQQVDALLASAQFPLTGDVASVRAGAKKILDAIDAAGNVDGDVDYLRLQVQATALLDAAGNALRPLVANDGDRALLALLRGRAAANREDWTTAIAAYRTGLLFAPDDATLLGGLGDAYAATQQYAEAADAYTEAAGDTPDVETEVGVAIADGRADRDADAGVAFARAIALARSEANEKPTDTHAIRMVAWSYLKQGQTFAEGDPARARTAFAHAAAWAAKLPPTDSRYAMYSEEAQEGAIALDAHPGGATAISLSPWTGPDLPGSIASTAKYRLIVAGTPGKTVALSTAGLPPHWVASFCTGGSCAPFRTEVTLPASGVAVLEFQVVPESQVSAPPTVVVTGDGASASVAVTP; this is encoded by the coding sequence GTGCCGGCCGCCGCGCTGGTCGCCGCCGCGCTCGCGCTGAGCGGCCCGCAGGTCGGCGCGCCGGCGCCCGATTTCCATCTCACCGCGCTCGACGGCCGCGCGCTCTCGCTGGCCGACTTCCGCGGCAAGACGCTGGTGATCAACGTCTGGGCGACCTGGTGCCCACCGTGCCGCGAAGAGACCCCCGACGTGCTGGCCGTCGCCAAACGCGAGCTCGCGCGCGGCGGCGTCGCCTTTCTCGGCGTCGACACGACCGAGACTGCACCGGTCGTGCGGGCCTTCGTCGCGTCCAAGGGTGTGCCGTATCCGCAGGCGATCGGGGACGACGGGTTCGTGCGCGCGTTCGACGTGCACGCCTATCCGACCACGTTCGTCGTCGGGCCGGACGGCGTGCTCCGCGCGCGCTACGTCGGGAACATCTCGCAGCCGGCGCTGATCGGCTTCGTCGACGACGCGCGCGCCGGGCGCGACGGCGTCTTGCACAGCGCCGCGCAGCAGCAGGTCGACGCGCTGCTCGCGTCGGCGCAGTTCCCGCTCACCGGCGACGTCGCGAGCGTGCGCGCCGGCGCGAAGAAGATCCTCGACGCGATCGACGCGGCCGGCAACGTCGACGGGGACGTCGACTACCTGCGGCTCCAGGTCCAAGCGACCGCGTTGCTCGACGCGGCGGGGAACGCGCTGCGGCCGCTGGTCGCGAACGACGGCGACCGCGCGCTGTTGGCGCTGCTGCGCGGTCGCGCCGCGGCGAACCGTGAGGACTGGACGACCGCGATCGCGGCATACCGCACGGGCTTGCTCTTCGCGCCGGACGACGCGACGCTGCTGGGCGGGCTGGGCGACGCATACGCCGCGACGCAACAGTACGCCGAGGCGGCCGACGCGTATACCGAAGCGGCCGGCGATACGCCCGACGTCGAGACCGAGGTCGGCGTCGCGATCGCAGACGGCCGGGCCGATCGCGACGCCGACGCGGGGGTGGCGTTCGCGCGCGCGATCGCGCTGGCGCGCTCCGAGGCGAACGAGAAGCCGACCGACACGCACGCGATCCGCATGGTGGCGTGGAGCTACCTCAAGCAGGGGCAGACGTTCGCCGAGGGCGATCCGGCGCGGGCACGGACCGCGTTCGCGCACGCCGCCGCGTGGGCCGCCAAGTTGCCGCCGACCGATTCGCGTTACGCGATGTACTCCGAAGAAGCGCAAGAAGGCGCGATCGCGCTCGACGCTCATCCGGGCGGCGCGACGGCGATCTCGCTCTCGCCGTGGACCGGGCCCGATCTGCCCGGCTCGATCGCGAGCACCGCGAAGTATCGGCTGATCGTCGCCGGCACGCCGGGGAAGACGGTCGCGCTGAGCACGGCCGGTTTGCCGCCGCACTGGGTGGCGTCGTTCTGTACCGGCGGCTCGTGCGCGCCGTTCCGCACCGAGGTGACGCTGCCGGCGTCGGGCGTGGCCGTGCTCGAGTTCCAGGTCGTGCCGGAGTCGCAGGTCAGCGCGCCGCCGACGGTGGTCGTCACCGGCGACGGCGCCAGCGCGAGCGTCGCCGTCACGCCGTAG
- a CDS encoding LysR family transcriptional regulator, which yields MDEQQLRYFRAVARRQNVTRAAHELGLTQPALSRALDRLSRELGVPLFERHGRGIRLTRFGEAFLPHAEQALRELEDGRRRLSDLGGGVAHGTIALGFLHTLGTELVPALVRDFRARHAEVGFELSEAGATVLLQRLAAGELDLCLSSGPPDPARYGWAPLGQEELVLIVPRTHPLAKRRSVPLRAVADEPFVTYGPNTAMRALDEELCRRAGFAPRVAFEGDETGTVAGFVAAGLGVAIVPAVARTGPALARLRITEPPARRTIGVLWAIGRYQSAAVRAFRDFAAARASTA from the coding sequence GTGGACGAGCAGCAGCTGCGCTACTTCCGCGCCGTCGCCCGGCGGCAGAACGTCACCCGAGCGGCCCACGAGCTCGGCCTGACGCAGCCGGCGCTCAGTCGCGCGCTGGACCGGCTCTCGCGCGAGTTGGGCGTCCCGCTGTTCGAGCGGCACGGGCGTGGGATTCGGCTGACCCGCTTCGGCGAGGCGTTCTTGCCGCACGCCGAGCAGGCGTTGCGAGAGCTCGAGGACGGCCGCCGGCGGCTCAGCGACCTGGGCGGCGGGGTGGCGCACGGCACGATCGCGCTGGGCTTCCTGCACACGCTCGGGACCGAGCTGGTCCCGGCGCTGGTGCGGGACTTCCGCGCCCGGCATGCCGAGGTCGGTTTCGAGCTGTCCGAGGCGGGCGCGACCGTGCTGCTGCAACGGCTGGCGGCGGGCGAGCTCGATCTCTGCCTGAGCTCGGGACCGCCGGACCCGGCGCGCTACGGCTGGGCGCCGTTGGGCCAGGAAGAGCTGGTGCTGATCGTACCGCGAACACACCCGCTCGCCAAACGCCGCAGCGTTCCGTTGCGCGCGGTCGCCGACGAGCCGTTCGTCACCTACGGGCCGAACACGGCGATGCGCGCGCTCGACGAGGAGCTGTGCCGGCGCGCCGGGTTCGCGCCGCGCGTCGCGTTCGAAGGCGACGAGACCGGAACGGTCGCCGGCTTCGTCGCCGCCGGCCTCGGCGTCGCGATCGTGCCGGCCGTCGCGCGCACCGGTCCGGCGCTCGCGCGGTTACGCATCACCGAGCCGCCGGCGCGCCGCACCATCGGCGTGCTGTGGGCGATCGGACGCTATCAGTCGGCGGCGGTACGCGCGTTTCGCGACTTCGCCGCGGCGCGTGCGTCTACGGCGTGA
- a CDS encoding MFS transporter, protein MTHSLGWTIGALYLATVATFADLYVTQPLLPLLARDYGVDAATAGLTLSAVVLTTALCSSAYGPLSDVLGRRPLMVWGTVLLALATAACAAAPSLPILIALRALQGVLIPSVSALAVAFVFEELRGRDPSAIVGGYVAASVVGGLTGRIVSGLLTDATNWRVTFVFFGLLTLVGAVGLALALPAGASPVEPDARRELRSLSRDLARAYREMGAHLHDVRLVGGFVIGAALFFGFIGFFTYLPFLLTAPPFGLSTGAIAWVYTPYLAGVVVSPIAGRLAGRFSRRALIALGLAITIVALLASLAHSLVVVVVAAVVLCAGMFLAQPIVPTFVTLTATRARGSANALYQSFYYGGAVFGSTLPGLAWERWAWPGVVGVCVAGMVVALLADVLLCGRERPVVAGRFLSIAARTRG, encoded by the coding sequence GTGACCCACTCCCTGGGCTGGACCATCGGCGCCCTCTACCTGGCGACGGTGGCGACGTTCGCCGACCTCTACGTCACCCAGCCGCTGCTGCCGTTGCTCGCCCGCGACTACGGCGTCGACGCCGCCACCGCCGGCCTGACCCTCTCGGCGGTCGTGCTGACGACCGCCCTGTGCTCGAGCGCGTACGGTCCGCTCAGCGACGTCCTGGGCCGGCGCCCGCTGATGGTGTGGGGCACGGTGCTGCTCGCGCTGGCGACGGCGGCCTGCGCGGCCGCGCCCTCGCTCCCGATCTTGATCGCGCTGCGCGCGCTGCAAGGGGTGTTGATTCCGAGCGTGTCGGCGCTGGCCGTCGCCTTCGTCTTCGAGGAGCTGCGCGGGCGCGATCCGAGCGCGATCGTGGGCGGCTACGTCGCCGCGTCCGTCGTCGGCGGTTTGACCGGACGCATCGTCTCCGGGCTGCTGACCGATGCCACGAACTGGCGGGTCACGTTCGTCTTCTTCGGGCTGCTCACGCTGGTCGGCGCGGTCGGCCTGGCACTGGCGCTGCCGGCCGGCGCGTCACCGGTGGAACCCGACGCGCGCCGCGAGCTGCGTTCGCTCTCGCGGGATCTCGCCCGCGCGTATCGCGAGATGGGCGCTCATCTGCACGACGTGCGTCTGGTCGGCGGGTTCGTGATCGGCGCCGCGCTGTTCTTCGGTTTCATCGGATTCTTCACGTATCTGCCGTTCTTGCTGACGGCGCCGCCGTTCGGTCTCTCGACCGGTGCGATCGCGTGGGTGTACACCCCGTATCTGGCCGGCGTCGTCGTCTCACCGATCGCCGGCCGCCTGGCGGGACGGTTCTCGCGGCGCGCGCTGATCGCGCTCGGCCTCGCGATCACGATCGTCGCGCTGTTGGCCTCGCTCGCCCACAGTCTGGTGGTGGTGGTCGTGGCCGCGGTCGTGCTGTGCGCGGGGATGTTCTTGGCGCAGCCGATCGTCCCGACGTTCGTGACGCTGACCGCGACGCGTGCGCGCGGCAGCGCCAACGCGCTCTATCAGTCGTTCTACTACGGTGGCGCCGTGTTCGGCTCGACGCTCCCGGGACTGGCCTGGGAGCGCTGGGCGTGGCCCGGCGTGGTCGGCGTGTGCGTGGCCGGGATGGTCGTGGCGCTGCTGGCCGACGTGCTGCTGTGCGGTCGCGAACGCCCCGTCGTCGCTGGGCGATTCCTGAGCATCGCCGCGCGCACGCGCGGGTAG
- a CDS encoding FAD-binding oxidoreductase gives MSDGDVVWPSDPRYAALRTGFNQRWSGTPAYIGLCATPADVRDAVQTALDAGKRVTARGGGHCYEGFVSDNPDGVIVDLSPLHDVYRDPVMGGAYCVEGGCTLWNVYLTLYKQFGVTIPGGSCYSVGAGGHVCGGGYGLLSRKHGLTVDHLIAVEVVCVDANRRAHLVLARRSDADPRLEDLFWAHTGGGGGNFGIVTRYWFTPDLPAAPVSAYLSRLAWNWSDLAQAQFARLLQNYGTYFAGHSAPGDPANDLFALLVLMRNSPGSQLVLTTQYVGDDVAILDDFLARVSDGVGARGPQTRDIPYLSSFVHDGDYRRMPWIEATQTLNGSGPNQRGKYKSAYMTKPFPDDQIAAIWSALNARQPGAVSTQALLQVDSYGGAVNAIAPDATAVAQRSSILKLQYQVYWTDPADDDANLAWIRDFYTSVYARTGGVPIADGPVTDGCFINYCDTDLADWPALYYKQGYARLARVKRMWDPTNAFHHAQSIR, from the coding sequence ATGAGTGACGGGGACGTCGTCTGGCCGAGCGACCCGCGCTACGCGGCGTTGCGGACCGGATTCAACCAACGGTGGAGCGGGACGCCGGCGTACATCGGGTTGTGCGCGACGCCGGCCGACGTGCGCGACGCCGTGCAGACCGCGCTCGACGCCGGCAAGCGCGTCACCGCCCGCGGGGGCGGCCACTGCTACGAAGGCTTCGTCTCCGACAACCCCGACGGTGTCATCGTCGACTTGAGCCCGCTGCACGACGTGTATCGTGACCCGGTGATGGGCGGCGCATATTGCGTCGAAGGCGGGTGCACGCTGTGGAACGTCTATCTGACCCTCTACAAGCAGTTCGGCGTGACGATTCCCGGCGGCTCGTGTTACTCGGTCGGTGCCGGCGGCCACGTCTGCGGCGGCGGCTACGGGCTGCTCTCACGCAAGCACGGACTCACCGTCGATCACCTGATCGCCGTCGAAGTCGTCTGCGTCGACGCGAACCGCCGCGCGCACTTGGTGCTGGCGCGCCGGAGCGACGCCGACCCGCGCCTGGAAGACCTGTTCTGGGCGCACACCGGCGGCGGCGGGGGCAACTTCGGTATCGTGACGCGCTACTGGTTCACGCCCGATCTGCCGGCGGCGCCCGTGTCGGCGTACCTCAGCCGGCTGGCCTGGAACTGGTCGGACCTCGCCCAAGCGCAGTTCGCGCGGCTGCTGCAGAACTACGGTACGTATTTCGCCGGCCACAGCGCGCCGGGCGACCCCGCCAACGATCTCTTCGCGCTGCTGGTGCTGATGCGCAACTCGCCCGGGTCGCAGCTCGTGCTGACCACGCAGTACGTCGGCGACGACGTCGCGATACTTGACGACTTCCTGGCACGCGTGAGCGACGGCGTCGGTGCGCGCGGACCGCAAACGCGCGACATCCCGTATCTGTCATCGTTCGTGCACGACGGCGACTACCGCCGCATGCCGTGGATCGAGGCGACCCAAACGCTCAACGGCTCCGGTCCCAATCAGCGCGGCAAGTACAAGTCGGCCTACATGACCAAGCCGTTTCCCGACGACCAGATCGCGGCGATCTGGAGCGCGCTCAACGCGCGGCAGCCGGGCGCCGTCAGCACGCAAGCGCTGCTGCAAGTCGACTCCTACGGCGGCGCGGTCAACGCGATCGCGCCCGACGCGACGGCCGTCGCGCAGCGCTCGTCGATCCTCAAGCTGCAATACCAGGTCTACTGGACCGACCCGGCCGACGACGACGCCAACCTCGCTTGGATTCGCGACTTCTACACCAGCGTCTACGCGCGCACGGGCGGCGTGCCGATCGCCGACGGTCCGGTGACGGACGGCTGCTTCATCAACTACTGCGACACCGATCTCGCCGATTGGCCGGCGCTGTACTACAAGCAAGGCTACGCGCGACTCGCGCGCGTCAAGCGCATGTGGGACCCGACCAACGCCTTCCACCACGCGCAGTCGATTCGCTGA
- a CDS encoding MBL fold metallo-hydrolase, which produces MDWPRIPLEDDPSDLLRKGMRGNRVDAAGLASRTGLDAGAVQAWLRGDGVPTEDQARAIAVVLRLDPGKFADATARRWYPGAELPPDVRHHPHDPHPSNGYLFFLEDGRTAALIDPAGYPDTLMRAVNEGPYALRYILITHKHADHCDATADVARAFPEARIVMHKADVGAIGALGSRAIPILDGDELPFGTDAAIRMLHTPGHTDGSSCFLFRSTVFTGDTLFAGSVGGIFADVSTYDDLLANIRFKLFALDDDTVVMPGHGPPSTIGQEKAHNPFF; this is translated from the coding sequence GTGGACTGGCCACGGATTCCGCTCGAAGACGACCCGAGCGACCTCCTGCGCAAGGGGATGCGCGGGAATCGCGTCGATGCCGCGGGGCTCGCGTCGCGCACCGGCCTCGATGCCGGCGCGGTCCAGGCCTGGCTGCGCGGAGACGGGGTCCCGACCGAGGACCAAGCACGCGCGATCGCCGTCGTGCTGCGGCTCGACCCCGGCAAGTTCGCCGATGCGACCGCCCGCCGTTGGTACCCCGGCGCGGAGCTGCCGCCCGACGTCCGCCATCACCCGCACGACCCGCATCCTTCCAACGGCTACCTGTTCTTTCTCGAAGACGGCCGGACGGCCGCGCTGATCGATCCCGCCGGCTATCCTGATACCCTGATGCGCGCCGTCAACGAAGGACCCTACGCGCTGCGGTACATCCTGATCACCCACAAGCACGCCGATCACTGCGATGCGACGGCCGACGTAGCACGAGCGTTCCCTGAAGCGCGGATCGTCATGCACAAAGCCGACGTCGGCGCGATCGGCGCCCTGGGGTCACGCGCCATTCCGATCCTCGACGGGGACGAGCTGCCGTTCGGAACGGACGCCGCGATTCGCATGCTGCACACGCCTGGTCACACCGACGGCTCGTCGTGTTTCCTGTTCCGCTCGACGGTTTTCACCGGCGACACGCTGTTCGCGGGCTCGGTCGGCGGCATCTTCGCCGACGTCTCGACCTACGACGATCTGCTCGCCAACATCCGCTTCAAGCTGTTCGCGCTCGACGACGACACCGTCGTCATGCCTGGTCACGGCCCGCCCTCGACGATCGGTCAGGAGAAGGCCCACAACCCGTTCTTCTAG